The following coding sequences are from one Leptospira mayottensis 200901116 window:
- a CDS encoding mannose-1-phosphate guanylyltransferase — MKQDKPVVLIMAGGKGERFWPRSRVSTPKQLQKVYSNKTLLKETLERALTITTIDRVYIGTNASLKKSILAQERNFPEKNFIIEPEGKNTAPIIALASLYFREKYGDPLQVVLSADAWINPVKEFTKTILKALEQAKDQLVLLGIKPNRPEVGYGYIEAGKSIDGCFVVKSFYEKPDLKTALRYIKKKNFYWNPGIFLWKTSIILEEFKTHSPKIINPLEERFPFKKAGELSAAFKIIPSDPVDIAIMEKSSRIRMVEASFGWDDVGSWTSLERVMSGDSFGNRHMGKAILFHKSSGNITQTRKEFTAILGVKDLIVVEEEDVLFISTKSGVNDIKNLVSELRKNKTLQKYTE, encoded by the coding sequence ATGAAACAGGACAAACCGGTAGTATTGATTATGGCCGGAGGTAAAGGAGAACGATTCTGGCCTCGCTCCAGAGTATCTACTCCGAAACAACTTCAGAAAGTATATTCCAATAAAACTCTCTTAAAAGAAACCTTAGAACGCGCACTTACGATTACCACGATCGATCGCGTTTATATTGGAACCAACGCGAGTCTAAAAAAATCGATCTTGGCTCAGGAAAGAAATTTTCCCGAAAAAAATTTCATTATCGAACCGGAAGGTAAAAACACGGCTCCTATCATTGCTCTCGCTTCCTTGTATTTCCGAGAAAAATACGGCGATCCTCTGCAGGTCGTATTATCTGCAGACGCTTGGATCAATCCCGTAAAAGAATTCACAAAAACGATTTTAAAGGCGCTTGAACAGGCAAAAGATCAATTAGTCCTTCTCGGAATTAAACCGAATCGTCCTGAAGTAGGTTACGGTTATATAGAAGCCGGAAAATCAATCGATGGTTGTTTTGTGGTAAAGTCATTTTATGAAAAGCCGGACTTAAAGACTGCGCTTAGGTATATTAAAAAGAAAAATTTTTACTGGAATCCGGGAATCTTTCTTTGGAAGACTTCTATAATATTAGAGGAATTTAAAACGCATTCTCCTAAAATTATAAACCCTTTAGAAGAACGGTTTCCGTTTAAAAAGGCAGGAGAACTTTCGGCTGCTTTTAAGATTATTCCTTCCGATCCGGTGGATATCGCGATCATGGAAAAAAGTTCCCGAATCAGAATGGTGGAAGCGAGTTTCGGTTGGGATGATGTAGGTTCTTGGACTTCTTTGGAAAGAGTGATGTCTGGAGATTCGTTTGGAAATAGACATATGGGTAAGGCGATACTTTTTCATAAGTCTTCTGGGAACATCACTCAAACTCGAAAAGAATTTACTGCGATTCTCGGAGTAAAGGATTTGATCGTTGTGGAAGAGGAAGACGTTTTGTTTATCAGTACGAAGTCGGGAGTCAATGATATCAAAAACCTAGTCTCGGAGCTTCGTAAAAATAAAACTTTACAAAAGTACACGGAATAG
- a CDS encoding chemotaxis protein CheW, with amino-acid sequence MASEIDHQYILFSLGDEEYAIPISLVDEIIKISNLIRIPKAKDYFAGIMDIRGKVVKMVDLAVRLNIPRVGGEVTYDRAIVVKVSGQSVGIIVDKVANVVLFPSESINPPPPSVKGISGRYITGVGKKDDRFIIIIDVEKILGAEELTELGSNAG; translated from the coding sequence ATGGCATCCGAAATCGACCACCAATACATTCTTTTCAGTTTGGGAGATGAGGAATATGCAATTCCGATTTCCTTGGTAGATGAGATTATTAAGATCAGTAATTTAATCCGAATTCCCAAAGCGAAAGATTATTTCGCGGGGATTATGGACATCCGGGGTAAAGTGGTGAAGATGGTGGATCTTGCCGTTAGACTCAACATTCCGAGGGTAGGCGGCGAGGTTACATACGATCGGGCAATCGTAGTGAAAGTCAGTGGTCAGTCTGTCGGAATCATAGTGGATAAGGTGGCTAATGTCGTTTTGTTTCCATCTGAATCCATCAATCCTCCTCCGCCTTCCGTCAAAGGAATCTCTGGAAGATACATCACCGGAGTCGGAAAAAAGGACGATCGATTTATCATCATCATAGATGTGGAAAAGATTTTGGGAGCGGAAGAATTGACCGAATTGGGAAGCAATGCCGGATGA
- a CDS encoding LIC_12238 family plasminogen-binding lipoprotein, giving the protein MKTASVSQKVTVLFRVFLFSLIFGLTLTCFKPTGEFGWALLDEEKLNILEKKIMTVGEYTITRENLIFPDDKSIYYIYRFSRSVPETAVTYVSLSRFQLGYNEMDVLRKRPNPISKTIEGSFQGLTPGKYLLKIAYEGDVIDEVEFLVRSTQIPYIEDIPSPSDNDIERAMK; this is encoded by the coding sequence ATGAAAACGGCTTCCGTCTCCCAAAAAGTTACGGTTCTTTTTAGAGTTTTCCTTTTTTCTTTGATTTTCGGCCTGACACTGACTTGTTTTAAACCTACCGGAGAATTCGGTTGGGCCTTACTTGATGAGGAAAAGCTCAATATTCTTGAAAAGAAGATTATGACCGTCGGAGAATATACTATCACAAGAGAAAATCTGATTTTTCCCGACGACAAATCTATTTATTATATCTACCGATTCTCTAGATCCGTCCCAGAAACTGCAGTGACTTATGTAAGTTTAAGTCGCTTTCAACTCGGATACAATGAGATGGACGTTCTTCGAAAAAGACCGAATCCAATTTCCAAGACGATCGAAGGTTCTTTTCAAGGACTTACTCCCGGAAAGTATCTTCTCAAAATCGCTTACGAAGGAGACGTGATTGACGAGGTTGAATTTTTAGTTCGTTCTACGCAAATACCTTATATAGAAGATATTCCCTCTCCATCGGACAATGACATCGAAAGAGCGATGAAGTAA
- a CDS encoding CBS domain-containing protein — protein sequence MYIKQILAKKDRKLLSVEPETSVMDAVKFMTKYDIGSVIILTEGKLKGIFTERDVLHLSAELGLDFFKKSVSEVMSTSLTTMTPEDDVDELLSIMLKKRIRHMPILEDGLLVGIVSIGDAVKAKIEKTEEENKNLKQYMYNENGFI from the coding sequence ATGTACATAAAACAGATCCTGGCAAAAAAAGATCGAAAACTTCTGTCGGTGGAACCAGAAACTTCGGTGATGGATGCGGTCAAGTTTATGACCAAATACGATATCGGATCGGTGATAATCTTAACGGAAGGAAAACTCAAAGGAATTTTTACGGAGAGGGACGTTCTTCACCTTTCAGCCGAGTTGGGATTGGACTTTTTTAAAAAATCGGTTTCGGAAGTGATGTCCACATCCTTGACTACAATGACTCCGGAAGACGACGTGGATGAACTACTTTCCATCATGCTCAAAAAAAGGATTCGTCATATGCCTATTTTAGAAGACGGACTTTTAGTCGGAATCGTCTCGATAGGGGACGCAGTCAAAGCGAAGATTGAAAAAACGGAGGAAGAAAACAAAAATCTCAAACAATATATGTATAACGAGAACGGATTTATCTAG
- a CDS encoding response regulator, translating into MNSSDINPPFPSILIVDDEWLIAFNLQVALQKLGYRVAGIARTAEEALELAERTRPDLILMDIRIEGELDGIQAAEKIQNKMDVPVIFMTAFADEETFNRAVSKASLYGYISKPFQPASLKNSIEIALKQQRRFGRAQEEGKEFKDVIQNIGESAISLDREGKILFMNRTAEYLTGWVLSEVHGKDGERVLRLSTDSGENIRTRIGSVNSGHLKYIPSLLTRKDGSRIQVAFRVSPVRDEDGNVVGSIIMLSELISLSVSEKEKSEMEKVIQSERRLDSIQKLAAGLAHEINNPLMGIINYGHIIRNHKGGDADTKNYARLIIEQGERIAAIIRNLILFSKKDPEQPMQTNIKQLVNSVEDMISEMLKSQEIRLEKQIPEDLEVFIRPNQIREVLYNILYYYSENQKETLIHLKAVLDYGDTSYLKILISGKLDLNLNEESRFEPFENFRSNDARIGMGLSVCYGILQANRGQLLLKKSNLGWDFIIQIPV; encoded by the coding sequence ATGAACTCATCTGACATCAACCCTCCTTTTCCTTCCATCTTGATCGTGGATGACGAATGGCTGATTGCTTTTAATCTTCAAGTTGCCCTTCAAAAGTTAGGGTATCGAGTTGCTGGAATCGCAAGAACTGCGGAAGAGGCGTTGGAACTCGCGGAACGGACAAGACCGGATTTGATCCTCATGGATATTCGGATCGAGGGAGAATTGGATGGAATTCAAGCTGCGGAAAAAATCCAAAATAAGATGGATGTTCCTGTAATCTTTATGACCGCATTTGCAGATGAGGAAACTTTCAATCGTGCTGTAAGTAAAGCATCTTTGTACGGTTATATCTCAAAACCGTTTCAGCCCGCTTCCCTGAAGAATTCGATTGAGATCGCACTCAAACAACAAAGGAGATTCGGAAGGGCGCAGGAAGAAGGAAAGGAATTTAAGGACGTTATCCAAAACATCGGAGAGAGTGCAATTTCTCTGGATCGGGAAGGAAAAATTTTATTTATGAACCGGACTGCGGAGTATCTCACGGGTTGGGTTCTTTCCGAAGTTCATGGAAAAGATGGAGAGAGAGTCCTAAGGCTTTCTACGGACAGCGGTGAAAACATTCGAACTCGGATCGGAAGTGTAAACTCCGGTCATCTGAAATATATCCCGTCTTTGCTAACTCGTAAAGACGGAAGCCGCATTCAAGTTGCGTTTCGTGTTTCTCCTGTCAGAGATGAAGATGGGAATGTCGTAGGTTCCATCATTATGCTTTCGGAACTGATTTCGCTTTCTGTATCCGAAAAAGAGAAATCCGAAATGGAAAAGGTGATTCAATCCGAAAGAAGATTGGATTCGATTCAAAAACTTGCGGCCGGCCTTGCGCATGAGATCAATAATCCTTTGATGGGAATCATCAATTACGGACATATCATTCGAAATCACAAGGGAGGGGACGCCGACACGAAAAATTATGCACGTCTCATTATAGAACAGGGAGAAAGAATCGCAGCTATCATCCGTAATCTGATCCTGTTTTCTAAAAAAGATCCGGAACAACCGATGCAAACCAATATAAAACAACTTGTAAATTCCGTGGAAGATATGATCTCTGAAATGTTGAAGTCGCAAGAAATTCGATTGGAGAAACAAATTCCGGAAGACTTGGAAGTTTTCATCCGTCCGAATCAGATCCGAGAAGTTCTCTACAACATTCTTTATTATTATTCTGAAAATCAAAAGGAAACTCTGATTCATTTGAAAGCCGTTTTGGATTATGGAGATACTTCTTATCTGAAAATTTTAATTTCAGGAAAGTTGGATCTAAATCTAAATGAAGAAAGTAGATTTGAACCCTTTGAAAATTTTCGCTCAAACGACGCTCGGATCGGAATGGGGCTTTCGGTTTGTTACGGAATTCTACAAGCCAACCGAGGGCAACTTCTCCTCAAAAAATCGAATTTAGGTTGGGATTTTATCATTCAAATCCCCGTTTAA
- a CDS encoding class I fructose-bisphosphate aldolase, with product MIDKIKAALGAEADSLLNHTCKTIPKESLSLPGANYVGEVLSQSDRNNSVLRNYQAILNTGRLAGTGYTSILPVDQGIEHSAGASFAKNPAYFDPENIVKLAIEGGCNAVASTLGVLGLVSRKYAHKIPFIVKINHNELLSYPNKFDQILFANVEQAFDMGAAAVGATIYFGSEESSRQIQEISDAFHRAHELGLVTILWAYLRNDSFKPDKIDYHLATDLTGQANHLGATIQADIVKQKLPEVFAGGFKDLKFGKKDDRMYTQLTADNPIDMARYQVANCYMGKVGLINSGGASGDNDLSDAVKAAVVNKRAGGMGLISGRKAFQKSMKDGIALLNAIQDVYLSKDVTIA from the coding sequence ATGATTGATAAAATCAAAGCCGCCCTGGGTGCAGAAGCGGACTCTCTTTTAAACCATACTTGTAAAACGATTCCAAAAGAATCTTTAAGCCTTCCCGGAGCCAATTACGTTGGCGAAGTTCTTTCCCAAAGCGACCGAAACAACAGTGTTCTCAGAAACTACCAAGCGATTCTGAATACAGGAAGACTCGCGGGAACCGGTTATACTTCTATTCTCCCCGTGGATCAGGGAATTGAACACAGCGCGGGAGCTTCTTTTGCGAAAAATCCGGCTTATTTCGATCCGGAAAATATCGTAAAACTGGCGATCGAAGGGGGTTGCAATGCGGTCGCTTCCACTCTCGGAGTTTTAGGGCTCGTTTCTAGAAAATATGCACACAAGATTCCGTTTATCGTAAAGATCAACCACAACGAGCTTCTTTCGTATCCCAACAAGTTCGACCAGATTCTGTTCGCAAATGTAGAGCAGGCGTTTGACATGGGAGCAGCTGCGGTCGGAGCCACGATCTATTTCGGGTCGGAAGAATCTTCCCGTCAAATTCAAGAAATTTCCGATGCATTTCACAGAGCACACGAGCTTGGACTTGTCACCATTCTTTGGGCTTATTTGAGAAACGATTCGTTCAAGCCAGATAAAATTGATTATCATCTTGCTACTGACCTTACCGGACAGGCCAATCACTTGGGTGCAACGATTCAAGCGGATATTGTAAAACAAAAGCTTCCTGAAGTTTTTGCGGGTGGTTTTAAGGATTTGAAATTCGGTAAAAAAGACGATAGGATGTACACCCAGTTAACTGCTGACAACCCGATTGATATGGCAAGATACCAAGTGGCAAACTGCTACATGGGAAAAGTGGGTCTTATCAATTCCGGCGGTGCTTCCGGTGATAATGACCTCTCCGACGCGGTAAAAGCGGCGGTCGTAAATAAAAGAGCGGGTGGAATGGGACTCATTTCAGGAAGAAAAGCGTTCCAAAAATCGATGAAAGACGGAATTGCTCTTCTAAACGCGATCCAAGACGTTTATCTTTCCAAAGACGTTACCATCGCTTAA
- a CDS encoding cysteine synthase A: MNIKKDFSDAVGNTPLILLRSFSEKTGCNIYGKAEFLNPGGSVKDRAALFIVEDYERKGLLKAGGTVVEGTAGNTGIGLTHICNSKGYKTLIIIPDTQSREKIDLLRTLGAEVKTVPAVPYKDPNNYVKVSGRIAQEMDNAVWANQFDNLANREAHYKTTGPEIWKQTEGKLDAWVTSLGTGGTYAGVSLFLKEKNSKIKTVVADPYGSGIYNFVKKGEVFAEGSSFTEGIGNGRITENMKGAPMDDAVRITDEECLKVVYQLLYKDGLFLGGSSGINVAAAVQLATELGPGHTIVTVLCDSGARYQSRIFNPEWLVSKGHFVPKF; this comes from the coding sequence ATGAACATTAAAAAAGATTTTTCCGATGCGGTAGGAAATACACCGCTCATTTTACTTCGTAGTTTCAGCGAGAAAACCGGTTGTAACATCTATGGAAAAGCAGAGTTCTTAAATCCGGGAGGTTCCGTTAAGGATCGGGCCGCTCTTTTTATCGTGGAAGACTATGAAAGAAAAGGACTTCTGAAGGCCGGAGGAACGGTGGTGGAGGGAACCGCAGGAAATACAGGAATTGGGCTTACTCATATTTGTAACTCGAAGGGCTATAAAACGTTAATTATTATTCCGGATACACAGTCTAGGGAAAAAATCGATCTCTTACGAACTTTGGGCGCGGAAGTGAAAACCGTTCCGGCCGTTCCTTATAAGGATCCGAATAACTACGTAAAGGTTTCGGGTAGAATCGCTCAAGAGATGGACAACGCGGTTTGGGCCAATCAATTCGATAACCTTGCCAATCGAGAAGCACACTATAAAACCACAGGCCCAGAGATTTGGAAACAAACAGAAGGAAAGTTAGATGCATGGGTCACTTCTCTCGGAACTGGAGGAACTTACGCAGGAGTTTCTTTATTTTTAAAGGAAAAAAATTCCAAGATCAAAACCGTGGTCGCCGACCCGTACGGATCGGGAATTTATAATTTCGTAAAGAAAGGTGAGGTTTTTGCGGAAGGTAGTTCCTTTACCGAGGGGATTGGAAACGGAAGGATTACCGAAAACATGAAAGGGGCACCTATGGACGATGCGGTTCGAATCACGGATGAGGAGTGTCTGAAAGTCGTTTATCAACTTCTTTATAAGGATGGACTTTTTTTAGGAGGTTCGTCCGGAATCAATGTGGCCGCCGCAGTACAACTCGCTACAGAACTCGGACCCGGTCATACTATTGTTACGGTGCTATGCGATTCCGGAGCTAGATACCAGTCTCGAATTTTTAATCCGGAATGGTTGGTGTCGAAAGGTCATTTTGTTCCTAAGTTTTGA
- a CDS encoding LA_0442/LA_0875 N-terminal domain-containing protein, which produces MKFFTHSFKNVIKYKFLIFIFLSPSWIFAETILFKSGERAYATVIDQDAETVTIIRDGKRGKLGKSKILKIIFKEIKDEQEIAKIIETEKKKLNKEGKKSDKEEQLDTIYLEQMIKENSYKIVQKRLLLLEKYLEERDGDWENYITAKRNPWEPVWKSAILPGWGHSAMKRSGWGMTYSTLFFVSLLSYFGLDAAEKDRAKAYDKKIEKIIEQQFTTDLLLTPNSSSSSNLNFIFQLNAFKNSNSLNSIRSDEGNYKNAKHTAAAVTIGIYLIQLTHAYFTGKTWAQNNLIQTPTGETVSEGFGIRGNPLVSKEITGGTKSIDIGGQILYTLSY; this is translated from the coding sequence ATGAAATTTTTTACCCATTCTTTTAAAAACGTTATCAAGTACAAATTCTTAATTTTTATTTTTCTATCACCTAGTTGGATTTTTGCGGAAACGATCCTTTTCAAATCAGGAGAACGGGCCTATGCGACCGTGATTGATCAAGATGCAGAAACGGTAACCATCATTCGGGACGGGAAAAGGGGAAAACTAGGGAAATCTAAAATTCTTAAGATCATTTTCAAGGAAATTAAAGATGAGCAGGAAATCGCCAAAATCATCGAAACAGAAAAAAAGAAACTGAACAAAGAAGGCAAAAAAAGCGATAAGGAAGAACAACTCGATACTATTTATCTCGAACAGATGATTAAAGAGAATAGTTATAAAATCGTTCAGAAACGTCTGTTGTTATTGGAAAAATATCTGGAAGAAAGAGACGGAGATTGGGAAAACTATATTACTGCGAAAAGAAATCCGTGGGAACCCGTTTGGAAATCCGCGATTCTTCCTGGTTGGGGTCATAGCGCGATGAAACGAAGTGGGTGGGGCATGACGTATTCCACTCTGTTTTTCGTTTCTTTACTTTCCTATTTCGGGTTGGACGCAGCTGAAAAAGATAGAGCAAAAGCTTACGATAAGAAGATCGAAAAGATCATAGAACAACAATTTACGACCGATCTCCTCCTCACTCCCAATTCTTCTTCCAGTTCGAATTTAAATTTTATTTTCCAACTCAACGCTTTCAAAAACTCTAATTCGCTTAACTCGATCCGTTCAGACGAGGGAAATTATAAAAATGCAAAACATACTGCCGCCGCAGTTACAATCGGAATCTATCTCATTCAGCTAACACATGCTTATTTTACCGGAAAAACTTGGGCACAAAATAATCTAATTCAAACTCCTACGGGTGAAACCGTTTCAGAGGGTTTTGGAATTCGAGGAAATCCTCTGGTTTCTAAGGAAATTACAGGCGGAACGAAAAGTATCGATATCGGTGGTCAAATCCTTTATACACTCTCTTACTAG
- a CDS encoding LIC_11321 family protein, with the protein MKRKSNFKRWMTSLSILIFCGILFAKESETPEKNPATSSKPTAQGCCRIKMAGGGYDYFVSTEEDCVSHKQFHSFLKERTLCFESFPEQF; encoded by the coding sequence ATGAAAAGAAAATCGAATTTTAAAAGATGGATGACGTCATTGAGCATTCTTATTTTTTGCGGAATTTTATTTGCAAAAGAATCGGAAACGCCAGAAAAAAATCCGGCTACTTCTTCCAAACCAACTGCTCAAGGATGTTGCAGAATTAAAATGGCCGGTGGCGGATACGACTACTTTGTTAGCACAGAAGAAGACTGCGTCTCTCATAAACAATTTCATTCTTTTCTAAAAGAAAGGACGCTTTGTTTTGAATCCTTTCCGGAACAATTTTAA
- a CDS encoding methyl-accepting chemotaxis protein produces the protein MNQLESKKLRWKLTVGLELLTSIMAVPLAVLFVISAGGYDFSQSIGLIVSATISLYTSFVVPSIRFVILGRLLKNLEDKNWFILNSKEKSEIKTKILNFPLYNSWFYVIQWSYGIFAAWGIMHLFFVPKSIESIPFAFLPVIIYPVLGVSHFFLTESILVLLLESDRLREVHTDPGKIRTVGAHARIFSTILAIAVLPIIILGYLLFEETSGWIELGDVTIPLILTLAFMLIAVGVASYLLSSTIRRNSENMIQIFAKMSDGNLTQFLPTVSSDELGSNTRALNEFVKRLRIIVKRVTREADKLSESSKTLGENTSELSRKMGDQTASSEEMASAVEKISTLIHSTASRAESQTLIAKRAQTSLAELEGRIHQVHSALVETKVDADRMKGETKSGEEALKGTQKAMEAIDESTAKMGATVNVIKEITDRIGLLSLNASIEAARAGDSGKGFAIVAQEIAKLGEQTQENAKRITSAISEALNATKSGREVIESMQTVFQRIGGTVGATLDRISEVALLADSQLTASEQVKLAFTEFSTSSNEIRNHTQEQTRTSEEFSKTIVSISETTEFLGCVVTQIDGLSVQLNKQADKLKSEMDFFEA, from the coding sequence ATGAATCAATTGGAATCTAAAAAGTTACGATGGAAATTAACTGTCGGTCTGGAATTGCTGACTTCAATTATGGCAGTTCCTTTGGCGGTTTTGTTTGTGATTTCTGCGGGAGGTTACGATTTCAGCCAGTCTATTGGATTGATCGTTTCCGCTACGATCTCTTTGTACACTTCATTTGTGGTGCCTTCCATCCGTTTTGTAATCCTTGGGCGACTTTTAAAAAACTTAGAGGATAAAAATTGGTTTATTTTAAATTCCAAAGAAAAATCCGAAATCAAAACGAAAATTCTCAATTTTCCTCTCTATAATTCTTGGTTTTACGTGATCCAATGGAGCTACGGAATATTTGCGGCGTGGGGAATTATGCACTTGTTTTTCGTTCCAAAATCAATCGAATCAATTCCATTTGCTTTTCTTCCGGTGATCATCTATCCGGTTTTAGGGGTTTCTCATTTCTTTTTAACGGAATCTATTCTTGTGCTTCTTTTGGAATCTGATCGGTTGAGAGAGGTCCATACCGATCCTGGAAAAATAAGGACCGTGGGCGCCCACGCCAGAATTTTCAGCACAATCTTAGCGATCGCCGTTCTTCCGATTATCATTTTAGGTTATCTGTTATTCGAAGAAACTTCCGGCTGGATTGAATTGGGAGATGTTACGATTCCATTGATTCTTACTTTGGCGTTTATGTTGATTGCCGTCGGAGTTGCTTCGTATTTACTTTCTTCCACGATTCGAAGAAATTCAGAAAACATGATTCAAATTTTCGCAAAAATGTCGGACGGAAATTTGACTCAATTTCTTCCTACCGTTTCCAGCGACGAGTTGGGTTCTAATACCAGAGCCTTAAATGAATTTGTTAAGCGACTTCGTATTATCGTGAAAAGAGTGACGAGGGAGGCGGATAAACTTTCCGAAAGTTCTAAAACTTTAGGTGAAAATACAAGCGAGTTGTCGAGGAAGATGGGAGATCAGACCGCTTCTTCAGAGGAGATGGCTTCGGCGGTCGAAAAAATTTCTACTTTGATTCATTCCACCGCTTCTCGGGCGGAAAGTCAAACCTTGATCGCTAAAAGAGCACAAACTTCTCTCGCGGAATTGGAAGGAAGAATTCATCAGGTTCATTCCGCTCTTGTGGAAACCAAAGTGGACGCGGATCGAATGAAAGGCGAAACTAAAAGCGGCGAAGAAGCTTTGAAAGGAACTCAAAAAGCGATGGAAGCTATTGATGAAAGTACCGCAAAGATGGGAGCCACAGTGAATGTGATCAAAGAAATCACGGATCGAATCGGTCTTCTTTCTTTGAACGCTTCGATTGAGGCCGCAAGAGCGGGCGACTCCGGAAAAGGTTTTGCGATTGTGGCGCAAGAAATTGCAAAATTAGGGGAGCAAACTCAAGAGAATGCTAAGAGAATCACTTCCGCAATTTCCGAAGCTTTGAACGCCACAAAAAGCGGTAGGGAAGTGATCGAATCCATGCAGACTGTTTTTCAAAGAATAGGAGGTACTGTTGGCGCAACTCTCGATCGAATTTCCGAAGTGGCGTTACTTGCCGACTCTCAATTAACCGCGAGCGAACAGGTAAAATTAGCGTTTACCGAATTTTCTACTTCTTCCAATGAAATTAGAAACCATACTCAAGAACAAACTCGAACTTCCGAAGAGTTCTCAAAAACAATCGTTTCGATTTCAGAAACGACCGAGTTTCTAGGTTGTGTAGTCACCCAGATCGACGGACTATCTGTTCAGCTAAACAAACAGGCGGATAAACTGAAATCGGAGATGGATTTCTTTGAGGCTTGA